The Besnoitia besnoiti strain Bb-Ger1 chromosome Unknown contig00018, whole genome shotgun sequence genome includes the window CTTCCACAGGTTCGTCGGCATGCATGTGAATGTAGATAGTTACCTTACCATACATGATTATACGTAGTCGTGTACTCATCCCGTCTGCACATAGGCTTGGTTCCGTGAACTGAGACTGTGAGTACGCCCTCGGATTTCCTCATTTGCTCACTTTTCCGGTTTTCTACGGCTAAATCGACAACTCGCGAAGCGCCCTCTACACCTCGGTATGCCTGTGCCGTTGCCCAACAAGATGGAATGACGCGGGCTTTGCGTCTTCGTTGTCGTCATGTAATTCTCCGTttgctcctccttcttccgaCTCCCATCTTAATCTTTCCTATCCCAGCCCTCTCTGGTCGCTGtcctcgttttctcgctgcTCGTGTTATCCCGCCGTCAGGCGCGCTGAGTCAACGGCACCGTGATGGATGTATTGGACGCTGCAGTGCCCAGCGGCGGTCTCTTCATTTCTCTCTTTAGTGACTGAAACACGCCGAGTTCGCCAGAGAACAGCAACAGCCCCGAGCACAACGCGAGCATGGGGACCTGCGTGTCCAAACTTAACACTGCCTCCTCAGGTTCGATCGCCGGCCAGAGTCTCTCGACAGGTTCGTCCGCAGGCATCGGAATTCGCATGTCCTGCCTATTGGTAGAGAGGCCAGGCCTCTCGTGATTTGCATCTCCTGCACGAAATGTCTACAATAGCACACACATTTGCAAGGACACGCCTCTTGCCGCTCACTCACAGGCATGCTTTGATGTACGtatctatctctctctctctctctctatatatatatatatatatatagatatatgcgCACATACGAGTATTCATGTTAAACTATCTTATATACGTATATCTATGCATCTCGGCTTTCGGCGGGAAGACAGGGATCTGTTCGTACTCCTCTCGGGGCTGAACgtctgtgtctgtctgtccTCTGTCCTCTACGCACGTTTCATTGCAATTACCTGTGAGGCTCGGATAGGCTGTCTGCACTCACGCCTGCGAGCAATGACACAGAAATGCCTGGGGAAAGAGACACGTCTGTGTTTGCAGGCGAAAGGAGCCAATACCGCTCGCGTCCGCAGAGCAGACGTCTGTCGAGGGGAGCGACCAGCTTGTCGAGTAAGTCTGACGTTTCGCCGCCCCCAGCGGGCCGCTCTGCATTTGCAAAACTGTCCTCTCCTCCACGAAaccacgcgggcgcgccgtcaCCGCGGCCTATGCATCGTCCGTATCCGCACCACTACGACACCTCGCCGGTTTCTTCTCCATTCGGCAGCGCAGACGTGAGCGTGGAGCTCCCCAAgtcgccagcgagaggcTGGGGTGACGGCACCAATCACCCGCCCTCCACGCAGGACGCGCACAACAACGTCGCCAAGGCCTCCACACCTGCCCAAACACGCGACCCCAGCTCGCTGGTGGCCGTCACCAGAAGCATATCTCACGCCGCCAGCCTGAGCTCGTCAGCGAATCCCAAGCAAGCTGAACCCGCGGATCCGAGGATGGAAGCCGGTCAGAGTGGGCAGGGAAAACGAGAAGaacggcgagaggaaggcgaggagggtaGCCTCTCACCGGTAGACGCGCTCCCAGGAGGCGAGACTGAGAAGGAGAGGGGCGCTTCAGGGTCACCCCACGGAGAGCGCGCAGATGTTTGGATGGGGACGGAAGCAAGCGAGcaagctgcggccgcgggagaagaagccgaATCCTCCGAGGGCAGAgagtcgccctcgccgttcaggagacgccgcctctccctgtcgcgttctgcggaggcgaaggaagacgaaagaGAACGAGGGAAAGCGATCATTGCCGTTGACCAGGAGACCGCCGTCGGGCTCCTTCGGGCGCAAGCCCGCGGGCTGGAATCAGCGGAGAGGGAAGAACGGGCTCGTGGAGACGACTCCACGTCTTCCACAAGGGGACGTGAGGACGCGACCTCAGAGAGCGAtggcgagagagcgcggaTGAAACGAAATGAGCTTCCgggaaggggggagaggcgcctgcaaCGAGGAGATCCGCGTGCGGATCAGGGGCTCGACCGAAGCTGCGGCGACTCCCAGGGGCAGCCTCACGAAGGCGATGTctcgctttcgtcttcttcagagTTTGAGGACGAAGGTGAGGGAACGAATTCGCCCTTGTTGAAAGACCGCCAGAGGCGGCACCTGTCCCTCTCACAGTCTGCGGCCGTGGCCTCCGTGGATACTccagaggacgacggcgaagagcgaggtCTCACGTCAGTCAAGgtggccgcggcagcagcaggcggttCGTCTGCCGAAGGAGGAAAtggaggaagagaagcaggTGGGGCACAGGCTTCGGAACAGAAGAAACAAGGAGACTCCGTGGCGACACAATCAAAACAGGCGAATTCGAGAACGGCGAGGAGACTTAGTGTTGCCGGTCTGTCCAGCGAACGAACGCAGGACAATTTTGAGGTGCGGTGAGAGTGACGTGAAACGTCGAACTGGGTCTCACACGCCTATGCACAACCACGGCTTCGCACACAAAAGTTGAATTATTCTCAACAAATATGCAGCCATGTCCATCTAGTTCCAAGGGTCAAGTCAACTCCTCGTAAAAGGCCATAGGTGTGCGTGTGTCCAGACTCATCGCCACCCGTTGTCCCTTTCATCTCTTTGAGGTGGAATAGTTCAACACAAGACGGCAGACAACACAGAAAATGAAGACTTCTGCTTTGCCAGCTGCGCTCGAAGTGAAGGCATGACGACGTATCTAACATGCGTGGCTCGCGAGCAATACGTGCTGTCTGCAAGCGCCTCGACAGACTCCGAAACTGACAGGTCGCCCAGCCGCGCCACCTTCCTTCGCGGGGTGTCTCTTACAGGACAAGAAAGTGGAGAAGCACGGACAGGCCGCTCAGCAGGACTCGCTCAGCCAGTTTGGCATTGGCATGTGCTGCAAAAAGGGCTTCAAGCCGGAGTCGCCCAACCAAGACGATTTCTTCATCATCAAGTGCGTTTCAAACACGCGTGTAGGCTTTCGTTTGTATCGTTACGCACCTCGCGAGATGCGGAGTCCCGGGAAGGTGCGTGTACCCATATTTAGATCTACataaatgcatatatatatatatataaatttATGGGTGACGCCTAGTAAGCCTACCTACGTAGACACCCGGCACTCAAACgggacgaagacgcaggagaCACACTCCGGCGGACACGTTTGCTCTCTGCGTCAGGGTAGATAAGTGGTGTCTGTATGGAGCCTTCGACGGCCACGGCCCTTTCGGGCACGACGTGAGCAACTACGTCCAGCGAGAACTCCCTGCACGGCTTCTCTACGGCGAGCCGCCCTTCCTTTCGTCGCCATTGCGTGCTCTACACGCCTCGTTTACAAAGGTAAAACACACTCCGTGCTTCCTGTATCcgcgtctctgtctgcacatgcacatacatgagtatatatatgaagaTCTGTTCATCTACATATATgaataaatacatatatagtaTCAATAGACACCCAGAAATCCCTGtctgcgtatatatatatatatatatatatatatatatatatatatatatatatacatttatatatgtattatAGGCACATCACTCCATGTATAAGAATACATATAGGCACATCACTCCATTTATagaatacatacatataaagGGTTTCTTGCGGGAAGGAGGCTCTGTGACCGCCTTTTTCCCGTTTCGCTTCAGGTTCACAACGAGCTCGAGGATCAGACGGACGCCATTCCGAGCGGCGGGCAAGGCATCGACTGCAGCATGAGCGGCACGACCGCCACAGTTGTGCTCCACATCCACGCCCAGAAAAAACTTTTCGTCGCCCACGtgggcgacagccgcgcggtGATTGGCCGTCGCGAACCGCCCTTCAGGCTGCTGTCATCTACCGGGCGCCAGGTGCAGGGAAGGCCCTCTTGGGAGGGCGCGGGTCACGGCAGCCCCGATCCCCTGCAAGCTTCGAGAGACGGTAAGGCGCGACGGCTGAGAGGAGGGAAAAGTGATATTTTCGCTGAGCTTTGTTTTGAGTACCTGGCCTCTAGGGGCGAACGTGCGCAGGGGGTCGCCGCATGTGCTCGGACGCAGACATCTGAAGCCTTGGGAACGCCGCCATTTCGGGTTTAGGATGAATCGCGCCTACGCAGTTCGgcgtatatatgcatttgtatacatataaatatacattcgcatatatatacacatgttCCTTGACGTCTCCAAACCAATGTGATATTCCCGTCTCTGCCCCCTGTACctctacatatatacatatatgtatatgcatatatatgtatatatgtgctACGGCCGTCAACAGCAAGTAGACACTTTTGATAGGGACGCGCGCAGTGCAGTTCTGCAGGGTACGTCGCCATGCCGCGTTTTTCCTGAGGCTGATAGGACATGTGCAGCCGCGAAGGTCGTGCATGTGtgagctgccgcagcgggaGCCGAACGCGGAGATCGATCGCTTATTCGCCTCAGAGCAATGGACTTAACGGTCGACCACAAGCCAACCAACGAATTAGAAAAGCAAAGAATTATCAAGTCAGGTAGGCCAACAGCATTTGCGTATATAATGCGATATCGAACCATGCGATCACTAACACAAATCCTAAAGGAAACCCCCACATCCAGGTGTTTTCTTAAACACACTACAAGACAAAACATACTCCCGtgcacacacgcatgcagacgggcatacgtgtatatatatatatatatatatatatatatatatatatatatatatatatatatatagtatTCATGCTTGCCTTGGGCGTCTGTGCATTTGGCGACCTTCATAAGCATTTTTGAGTCTTTCATGGAAAcgtgggcggcgtcgcgacgGCGTCACTTCCCCTGTGCGCAACTGAACCGTGGCGAGCCTCGTGGGCGCGTTTCGCACGGCTGCGGTCTCGAGACGACCGCCGGAGGGTCGCCCGCTGATGTTCGTCTGTAGGCGGCCAAGTACGACGCCTAGAAGGAGACGTTCCGCACCGCGTGTTTTTGAAAAACCGACTTTTTCCGGGGCTCGCCATGAGTCGGGCTATTGGCGACACGATTGCAACGCAAGCTGGGGTCATTCCAGATCCCGAAGTCCGAGGTAAAACGCGAAAGCAGAGGCGTGCCGGTTGCCGCCACCGCGCGCTCCGATTGACGAGCGTCAACGTCTAGAagctctcttctgtctcggtAGAGATCGCGCATGACTTACGCACCTAAagtctcgcgtgcgcgccgtgTTATAAGGTGTAAGGTGTCGAGGCGAGGGGTCCCATGCGTGTCGCATATCCCAGCTGACCTACGGAGGCGTCAAACTTGTCCATGATGCATAAATATACATAAACATAAGGCAGCACACacgtgtatatgtatgtatataaaGACATATAGGCATATACGAGCAAACTCTTTGTATGAATAtagtgtatatatatgtacatacagGCATATAGGCATATAAGAGCAAACTCTGTATATGAATATTGGCTTGCGTGCCTTCCCTGTGGTTGTCCTCATCTCCACAGCGATAGCGCGTGTTTGCGTGTAAAGCACATATTGCTGGATGTAGTACCGTAACCGGGATTGTGTTTCGCCTTTTGTCACGCTCTGTCAAGCCTTCATTGCCTTCTTTCTCCAGAGTACCAACTCGTGGACGGTCGCGATGAATTTTTGCTTATCTGTTCGGATGGCGTGTGGGAGTTCATTTCTTCGCAAGAAGCAGTGAACATGGTCGGTTCTTTTGGCAGAGAACGCGTAAGTTTTCTGTCCgatccgcggcggcggaaacgcGGCTTTGACGCTAGCAGTCGTGCACCAGGTGTCGTCTCGATCGATGCATGCCGAGAAAGATAGGCCTAGACATATCCCGAACGTGTCCCGTATAGCGAGTTGCAACAGGGGCCAGCGCACGACGCGCACCGCCATACAAGGCTGACACGCCTATCCAAGTATAGAAGTAGGGAGAAAGAAATGAATGTCTAtgagcagccgcgccctccagGAGCAGATCCGCATTCGCGTTGTGTCTACATCATTCGCTACATCACACTCATCTCTATATATCTACCTCTCTATCATTCcatatctgtctatctattaATCCATCTATTGATCTATCCATTGATCTCTCCACTAATCTATCAATCTGATGTACCTATCTCTATCActctc containing:
- a CDS encoding putative PP2C (encoded by transcript BESB_032950) — translated: MHRPYPHHYDTSPVSSPFGSADVSVELPKSPARGWGDGTNHPPSTQDAHNNVAKASTPAQTRDPSSLVAVTRSISHAASLSSSANPKQAEPADPRMEAGQSGQGKREERREEGEEGSLSPVDALPGGETEKERGASGSPHGERADVWMGTEASEQAAAAGEEAESSEGRESPSPFRRRRLSLSRSAEAKEDERERGKAIIAVDQETAVGLLRAQARGLESAEREERARGDDSTSSTRGREDATSESDGERARMKRNELPGRGERRLQRGDPRADQGLDRSCGDSQGQPHEGDVSLSSSSEFEDEGEGTNSPLLKDRQRRHLSLSQSAAVASVDTPEDDGEERGLTSVKVAAAAAGGSSAEGGNGGREAGGAQASEQKKQGDSVATQSKQANSRTARRLSVAGLSSERTQDNFEDKKVEKHGQAAQQDSLSQFGIGMCCKKGFKPESPNQDDFFIIKVDKWCLYGAFDGHGPFGHDVSNYVQRELPARLLYGEPPFLSSPLRALHASFTKVHNELEDQTDAIPSGGQGIDCSMSGTTATVVLHIHAQKKLFVAHVGDSRAVIGRREPPFRLLSSTGRQVQGRPSWEGAGHGSPDPLQASRDAGAERGDRSLIRLRAMDLTVDHKPTNELEKQRIIKSGGQVRRLEGDVPHRVFLKNRLFPGLAMSRAIGDTIATQAGVIPDPEVREYQLVDGRDEFLLICSDGVWEFISSQEAVNMVGSFGRERVSFLSDPRRRKRGFDASSRAPGVVSIDACRER